The Candidatus Koribacter versatilis Ellin345 genome has a segment encoding these proteins:
- a CDS encoding CCA tRNA nucleotidyltransferase, with product MQPKAAAIEIVKTLRGHGHQAYLVGGCVRDLLLGRDPADYDVATDAIPDQVMKIFPKTWAVGAQFGVVLVPVPDEPECDPEATHPQSHHHGCIEVATFRSDGVYSDGRHPDEVRFSQDPREDVQRRDFTINGMLLDPLNHDEVLDFVGGRADLAAKIIRTIGDPRQRFEEDKLRMLRAVRFAARFEYEIAPETMAVIQQLSPQISVVSHERVRDELTKMLTEGHARRAFELLDESGLLIQVLPEIAKMKGVQQPPQFHPEGDVWIHTLMLLEQLPPNCSPTLAWGALLHDVGKPPTFRRAPDRIRFDGHVDVGVRMTEVLGKQMRFSNEQLDQVSALVENHMKFAEVTHMRESTLKRFMRLPKFDEHMELHKMDCLASHRNLGSYDFLKQKMEETQPKEIRPEPLVTGADLIALGHRPGPLFKEILSSVEDGQLEGRLQSREQAMAFVQAEFPL from the coding sequence ATGCAGCCCAAGGCAGCCGCCATCGAAATCGTAAAAACGCTCCGCGGCCACGGCCACCAGGCCTATCTCGTTGGCGGTTGCGTGCGCGATCTCCTGCTCGGCCGCGATCCCGCCGACTACGACGTTGCCACTGACGCCATCCCCGACCAGGTGATGAAGATCTTTCCGAAGACATGGGCCGTCGGCGCGCAGTTCGGCGTAGTCCTGGTTCCGGTGCCTGACGAACCCGAATGCGATCCGGAAGCAACGCATCCGCAAAGCCATCATCATGGCTGCATCGAAGTCGCGACGTTCCGCAGTGACGGCGTCTACTCCGATGGCCGCCATCCCGATGAAGTCCGCTTCTCGCAAGACCCCCGCGAAGACGTCCAGCGCCGCGACTTCACCATCAACGGCATGCTGCTCGATCCCCTGAACCACGACGAAGTTCTCGACTTCGTCGGCGGTCGCGCCGACCTCGCAGCCAAAATCATTCGCACCATTGGTGATCCGCGCCAGCGTTTCGAAGAAGACAAACTCCGCATGCTCCGCGCCGTACGCTTCGCCGCTCGCTTCGAATATGAAATCGCGCCCGAAACCATGGCGGTGATTCAACAACTCTCGCCGCAGATCAGCGTCGTGAGCCACGAACGCGTGCGCGATGAACTCACGAAAATGCTCACAGAAGGCCACGCCCGCCGCGCCTTTGAGTTGCTCGATGAATCCGGCCTTCTCATCCAAGTTCTTCCAGAGATCGCGAAGATGAAAGGCGTCCAGCAGCCGCCGCAGTTTCATCCTGAGGGCGATGTTTGGATTCACACCCTGATGCTGCTCGAGCAATTGCCACCGAACTGTTCGCCGACCCTGGCCTGGGGTGCGTTGCTTCACGACGTCGGCAAGCCCCCAACATTCCGCCGCGCGCCCGATCGCATCCGCTTCGATGGCCATGTGGATGTCGGCGTACGCATGACTGAAGTGCTCGGCAAGCAAATGCGTTTCTCCAACGAGCAACTCGATCAGGTAAGCGCGCTCGTCGAGAACCACATGAAGTTCGCAGAAGTGACGCACATGCGCGAGTCCACCCTCAAGCGTTTCATGCGCCTGCCGAAGTTCGACGAGCACATGGAACTCCACAAGATGGACTGCCTGGCCAGCCATCGCAACCTCGGGTCTTACGATTTTCTGAAGCAGAAGATGGAAGAGACTCAGCCCAAAGAAATTCGGCCAGAGCCATTAGTGACCGGCGCCGACCTCATCGCACTCGGCCACAGGCCGGGGCCGCTCTTCAAAGAGATTTTGTCATCCGTGGAAGATGGACAACTGGAAGGCAGACTGCAATCGCGGGAACAGGCGATGGCGTTCGTGCAGGCGGAGTTCCCGCTCTGA